CCCTCACCTTGAACCCTCGTAACTGTTCGCGTCAACGGATGCAGAGACAAAAGGGCAAAACTGGTTCCTTGCTCCCAAAAAGGACGTCTTCCCATGGGTAAAGCCCGTCTCAGGATGCGTTTTACCCCGGGGAGACCCCACCCTGAAGGGGAAACCCGTGGCCCACTTTGAGACTGGTTTACCCTGGTTTAtccaagcgggggggggggagggggggggcaaaatgGTATCGAATGGGGAAGAGACTGTATGCATTTCTGTATCTGGCTTTTCATTAGTTTATTgccatgtgtttgtatacacgtaACTATGTAatcactcattattattcttttaattatcagTACACCATGTATCCCTTTCAGACCCGACAATCATTGATTAAGATGTGACAAATTCTAgatatatttttctgtgtgtacTGACCTCGtatagataagcagagagataaacgaataggcagacatatatagatttatagatagatatatacagtgtatataaaggcatttatatatacacactatatatatatatatatatatatatatatatatatatatatatatattacatacacacacacacacacacacacacacacacacacatatatatatatatatatatatatatatatatatagagagagagagagagagagagagagagagagagagagagagacagagagagagagagacagagagagagagagacagagagacagacagacagacagacagacagacagacagacagacagaaacagagacagagagggagagggaaagacagagagggagagagagatagagaaggagagggagagacagagtaggagaaagagacagagaggaagagggagagacaaagaggaagagggagagagagagggagaggaagggaggacaagagagagagagagagagagagagagagagagagagagagagagagagagagagagagagagagacagacagacagacagacagacagacagacagacaggcagacagacagagacagagagggagagggagagacagaaagagagagagagacagagagggagagggagggacagagagggagagacagagagggagaggaagggaggaagagagagagagagagagagagagagagagagagagagagagagagagagagagagagagagagagagagagatcattacaAAAACGAAACCGCTTGCTGCAATGCTTGTCTAGACATCTAGCGTTTAATACCTGATACCTTGAGCGATTTAGCTCCTGCTCACcttcgatcacacacacacagacgagggTGTTGCCAGAAGGTAATGACGCTGCGCCTGCCACGGGGGCGGCCCTGAATCTGCCAGGGCGAAGAAGACCTAGGAACTGCCGCCCGCGGAAGGTTTCCCTGGCCTCggtgcccttccctccctcctcggggTGCTGGTCGAGGGCTCGCGGCGGTGCCAGGGCAGGCGGGGCAAGGGCTGCTCCATCTGAAAGTGGGGCGCCGTGTTATTGCGGAATGGCCTTCGCTGCTGGGGGCGTGCGCGAAGCGGAGGGATGAGCAGCTGTTCGTCTGTTTCCTACTCGTGTTGGATTTTTTCGTGATGATTCCTCCCAGCTTCAGGGTTATTGAGTAAAAaatactgtgatgatgatgatgatggtgataatagtctttaacagtaacgataacaataataatgataataataacgatggtaataatgataataataataataataataataataataataataataataataacaataataatgataataataataataatgacaaaaataatgataataacaacaataatacaataataatgacagtagcaataataataataataataataattaaaattattattattactattattatcattattataagtattattattattaatcattatcattaattattattataataatgataataacaataataacgataatgagaacaGCACAGGCATTAATAACAGCGTAGTTAATATTCATAACTAAAGTGATGCCCATTCTGGTGCTGCTCGTAATCAATAATAGTTAAGGACATCTATGTGCATGTACGGTATATGTCTAAACAGGAATAACATAAACAGTATTTGCACACTTAAAAAGACAAATACCTACACAGATCCACAGAACTCGATCAAAATTCAGACACAAGTCTATACcccatataaatgaataaaacccaAGAACATAAGTTAAGCAGATGAAACGTATATCTCAGCCGCGAGACCCACAGCCTTCCTTCCGTGCGACTGCCGAGGACGCCAGATGCCAGAGGGAGACGCTCGCACGCTCTGAATGAGTACGGCCGAGCCACCACACGTAAAAGTCGGAGCATGAGAACAACGTGTGGCGGAACACGAGTAACTGTTCTGTTGCATTACATTCGCATGTTTTGACGTCTCTCCCGAATTACGTAATGTAGTTAGAATTAGACttgtgggagagaggaagtgatggtcggagagagaggaggaaaggaagaggagataccgagagatggagagaaggagagaaggatggagagaggaagggacaaagacagaaagaaagagagtagagtaagaaagagagagaaaactcggAGCATTTAGCATTTAGCACAGCAGACAGGACATGAGATGCGACACATTAAAGTCATGCTGTCAGATCAGTGGTGACAGATAACACATGTCACAGAAGTCTAACAGCTGTGCCGCTTACACCTCTGTTGTTACTGTGGGATTGTTAAGCTTTGACTCTAAGCTCTCAGCTGCGACACACGCATACCGGATACATAATCATGCATAAAcaatatgtgcgtttatgtaaggagagagagagagagagagagagagagagagagagagagagagagagagagagagagagagagagagagagagagagagagagagagagagagagagagagagagagagagagagagagagagagagagagagagagatagagagagagagagagagagagagagagagagagagagagagtctatactCATCGATTAAATTTTcatatgaaattaatatttatcatattcataGGAGCATATCAGGACATACACTgtgacaacaaaaaaacaatacaggAACATTACGAtcactcgttaaaaaaaaaaaaaaaaaaaaaaaaagcgggtaTCATTTGGTGACATCATTTTAAGAATTTCCCACGACCACCAATGTTATTCCATTCATACTGACATGATCATAAACAATATCCATCTCTGCAACATCCACACATGAAACAGAGAGTTTGACTACCATGACCAGCAATTTGTGTCAGGACTAACTGTTTGTTGGATGTTCCGTTAAATAATCTAGTTCGCTAGTTTATCCACAGtaatctttttttgtgtgttttttgtgtgtattatgcTTTCAAATGGAAACTTGATGAATGTAAGTATTCATATTAATGATTAAAACAGGATGCATTCGTAAGTGAATCTTTACGCTGATACA
The sequence above is drawn from the Penaeus chinensis breed Huanghai No. 1 chromosome 33, ASM1920278v2, whole genome shotgun sequence genome and encodes:
- the LOC125043256 gene encoding uncharacterized protein LOC125043256 produces the protein MAHPLPPPPPPLNLGVGWSDRWPLVADGAALAPPALAPPRALDQHPEEGGKGTEARETFRGRQFLGLLRPGRFRAAPVAGAASLPSGNTLVCVCVIEDLLTLFGQP